From the Homo sapiens chromosome 1, GRCh38.p14 Primary Assembly genome, one window contains:
- the STMN1 gene encoding stathmin isoform a (isoform a is encoded by transcript variant 3), with the protein MASSDIQVKELEKRASGQAFELILSPRSKESVPEFPLSPPKKKDLSLEEIQKKLEAAEERRKSHEAEVLKQLAEKREHEKEVLQKAIEENNNFSKMAEEKLTHKMEANKENREAQMAAKLERLREKDKHIEEVRKNKESKDPADETEAD; encoded by the exons ATGGCTTCTTCTG ATATCCAGGTGAAAGAACTGGAGAAGCGTGCCTCAGGCCAGGCTTTTGAGCTGATTCTCAGCCCTCGGTCAAAAGAATCTGTTCCAGAATTCCCCCTTTCCCCTCCAAAGAAGAAGGATCTTTCCCTGGAGGAAATTCAGAAGAAAttagaagctgcagaagaaagaCGCAAG tCCCATGAAGCTGAGGTCTTGAAGCAGCTGGCTGAGAAACGAGAGCACGAGAAAGAAGTGCTTCAGAAGGCAATAGAAGAGAACAACAACTTCAGTAAAATGGCAGAAGAGAAACTGACCCACAAAATGGAAGCTAATAAAGAGAACCGAGAGGCACAAATGGCTGCCAAACTGGAACGTTTGCGAGAGAAG GATAAGCACATTGAAGAAGTGCGGAAGAACAAAGAATCCAAAGACCCTGCTGACGAGACTGAAGCTGACTAA